A stretch of DNA from Lotus japonicus ecotype B-129 chromosome 4, LjGifu_v1.2:
ATTATCTTAGGACAGGGCCCACTTGTCTTGCCCCATCTTCTCTTGTCTTTTGCATGctctcttcttccaaatcagATAATCACTGCGATTGATCTTATTCTTATTATATTagattaatttaataatattttcaaaaCTGTTTCTCTATCAGCAATGATAATGATTTGTATCAAGGTACTTATTTCTCTTCCGGTCACATTACATCGCATATCATATTTAACAAGTAGATCCACGGATGTGAAGTTGTTCTAATCTAAACACTAAACAGAGGGTTCAGTTTTGAGTATATGTGAATGCAATTGTGTATGCTTGAATTTTGATGCTATCGAGTTTGTATTCGGCTCGACCAAGGTTTCCTTATTAAAGGAtgtgattttaaaatatatataaatcaaAGAAATTAGGCAAATTATCATGTTCGTTCTTTcagaaattaaaaaatacagTGAACTAAGTTTAGAAACTTAATCACTTATTATTAAAATCAAATGATTTTAGAATTAATAATGTTATTGGTCCATAGAATTAACTCATTTATAAAACTTGATTTGATATACAAAAGATTCAGCAACTTCAAAGATAATATTATGACTTAAAATTTGATGGTATGGTCATCCTCTTCAGTTTTATCGGGTGTTAAGACTTTAAAATGTTTAAAATATGCTGAAGAAACAAATGCAATTATCCCCACATATAAGCTGTACACATTGTTGATTGCCATTGTCAACTATATCTCATCTGTGTTGGAATGCTAATGCCACTCCTTCATGTAAAACCTATCACCTGGACTAATAAAAGGTCATTTTAGCAGGAACATAACCCTGAAGAACCCAGAAGCACCTTCAAATGTTTTTTTCTAAACATGGGAATGACTTGTGCTACTTTACATTCTACAGGTAGAGACTACAAGGCATGTGATTCATATTTATTAGTGTGTTAATGACTAAAGATGTCCAATTTGGCAGCCATCTTCATTTGCATATCTTCATTCGCGCTAACACCTGTACTAGTGCTGAAGAGAACAAATAAGCACTACCACAGCACCACCTCTGCAACAATTTTGACAGACTAGAGCTAGCTGCAACTGCTAAACTGCTCACCGCGTTTTCCCTGAACTTTTCTTCTTCCCCATCCGATGCTTCCATTTGCTCTGCATCAGATCAGTTTCGATGATAGGCCTATAGAGTAAGTACTAGGAAAACATAAAAGTTCTAAAAAGGTTGAGTTATTTACCAGAGGCACATCATCAGAAATATCAGCTATCTTGATATCAATCCTGATATCATTAGGATTACTTGATGGTTCTACAAGAGATTTTTCCATTTCTGCAGGACTACCCTCCACGTCGCTGTTATCCTGACGCCCTTCAGAATCTGCTTCTCCTTCTCTATTAACATTTTCCCTTGAAGCTCCACTTGATTCATGCACTTCCCTCTCTGCCGAACTATATTGTGGGATGCTCTCTCTATCTTCAGAAATCGTTTCAGCATAATCCTGCTTCTCTTCATCTGATTCTTCcataaaatgaaagctcttacTTCTCTTGAGCCTCTTTATTCTGGAAATTGGTCTTACTTTCTTGCTAGATATCTTCCCCTTTGTTGTGATTTCGTCAGACCCTCCAGCTAGTTCCTCTTCTGAACGACCATCaaaagaaaattcaataaaataagaAGCATAAGTCTTAATACAAAAAGGGGGAAGCATGACCAGTTCAATTAATTAATGTCGAAGATGCTGCAGGTATAATATTCATGTATAAAGTAAATGAGCAATCTCACAATTAATCATAGCATATCTTATAAGAAATACATTACCTGAGTTACTCTCATCAGCTCTAAACTTTATGGTCTCTTCGGGATTTGATATCCCAGAAGTCTCCCCGGCATCTTCTTGATGCAAATTACTTCTTGATACATGATTGTTTCCACCATTTACAAGTTTGCTTGAAGATTGATTGCCATTAACTCTGTGGCAAAAGTATACAAATAATCATGACTAGAGTATTAAAAATAATCACAGATGTGCAATAACAATCTCATATTTTTCCACTCAcaatttttttgtctttttactTGAGCGACTTGAACCTTTATGTTTTTGTCCAGAACTACAATGTAATCAAGAAAATCAGCCCACAAAACAAAGACATCACTCTCAATGAAGGTATAATAGACCGTATAAATTAGCTAGTAGCATAAATACAATTAAGCAATCCACCTAAAGCAGATGAACGAGTACTCAGCcattttctaaaatatttaAGAACCATTTCCATACtacatatataataaaatataaaattcattCAGATACAGGTAAAACAAAAACTAATATAAGGGGATACTTACTTTTCAAGCGAAGAGATTTTTGTCTTCTGGAAAgcgatttaaaaaaaagaaatgaatcAGATATTCAGATTTTAATCATAATTGATATCTTCAGTGGAAATAGAAAATGTAGAAATACTACAGAGAAAGTGAGAGCATTAAAGGATAACTACAGACCTTAGAAGATTTGCGGCCTTTGTCAATAAGCTCCCAGCGCTCCTTTTCCAAGCGGAGTATTTCTACATCTCCATCATCATATAACATCTTCCACATGACATCGGTAACATTGTATTAGAATAGGAAACAATAAATAGATAGCAGACAGAAGACTTATGCACCAAGTTCGCCATTATTCAGCTTACCACATGCTTTCCTTTTAAAGGGTCATATGACTTAATAGTGCCTAGATAAAATCTGCAGAACATCAATACACCAACATGAGAACTTCAATTAGAAACTTTAACAAGACGAgaagaaaattataaatttctctCCACAGTTCAAAGGTGGCATCCAGGAAGCACCCTGGACGGAATGCAAGATGCTTATATCAATTCAGTACCaagtaaaatttaaaatacGCCAGCAGATGCAGCATGAAAAACTTGAGAAAAAACAAAGTCAGAAGGCTTTCAAAAAGCACGCAGCtgaatatgaaaaaaaagcCTTCCTTGGAAATGTGCTAAAAATGTATCCATCACTAAAAAACAAGATCTTTCTCTTGTCTTTCCCTTTGAATGACCAAACCTATGGACATAAGTGATTTTTTGTTTTGCTTCTAAAACTGGTCCCTTAAAATTTATCATAAGCACTTACTTCTTATCCTTTCGCCACCAAACTTTAATTCTGCAACCAATTAGATCTTCAGTATCAATTTCACTTTCCCTTGTCGTGCACTGCAGACAgtaaatcaaataaataaaaattgatcCAAGGGGCATGCAGGAACACATTCTGACTACAACAAATAGAAGGTGGGCAGGGGTAGGGGGTAAACATTCATACATGGCATGAAGGCACTACAACCATTAAAAACAACGACATCAACTAAGAAAGCTTGTAAATAGACTTTACCTTAGTCAACCCCgcaatattttttcttttcgacTTTTTAGTAATGGATGACTTTGAATTATTACTTGCAGTCTTATCACGTTGTCTTAAATTATCAGGACTCTGCAATAGAGACAAAAAAATAAGCAGAAGTCTAGATTGATAAATTACATCCTACATTAGTATAAATCTATTTGACAGTAAGATTGCACCTTCATGTCATGTTCATCATGATCATTCGACTCAGCATTATGACTTTCAGTTTCAGAGCCCTTAACTTTCTGTTTTAACGAGGACAATAACAAGTCTTCGACCATTATTCTCTGCATATTTTTGTTATCTGTATCAGGGCTAACTTCTGCATCCAACAGTGATCTGGCTCCATGGGAGTATTCTCCTGAAGTTCTTCGAGATGCCTTTAATGTACTAGTTGATAATCTCAATTTTCCATTAGAAGAGGAAGACCTCCTATGTTTAGGCACAGGAATAGGTGCTGtttcttcagtttttctttttacACCTGTAGCATGCTCTGGATCCTTCAGTCCTTTCTTACTCAAAGCATGGTCATGACCATTACTCACTTCAAAATTAGCAGATGCCCCCAAGCTGTCCAAGTTAATTTTTCGGACCACATTCAAGATATCATAGTCATTTTCAGCCATTTTTGTTTCAGCTGGCAGAGACTTATTCTTTTTCACCTTTTTGCCACTGATTCCCAGAGATTTTATGTGCTTTAACATCATTCCCAGAGGTATTTCATTTTCGTCTTCACCATCCTTTGAAGCATCATCCTCAGCTAATTGGGATGGGACctgaaataaaagaagaaaacacGATTCAGGATTTAAGAAGCAATGGAAGTTGCCATGTCACTTTCCAGTTGCATCAAACATACCATTTCCGGTTCAAGAGATTCAAAATGAGCAAAGACAGTTTCATCAGCCAACCAGCTTTTCACATCACTAATCTGCCAAACGAATTCAGTGGCATTATAATAAgcattgttttaattaaaagcTATCCTAGATCTAATAAATGCTCAAAAtaatagtagtagtagtagtaataataataataataataatgttcaGCTGATTCATGGAAAACAAGAATACATCAACTGATATTTACTTTTGGGTTTCTCAAAGTAGACTAGTCTTAGTCTTAAGTCTTAACACGTTTACTTGAAAGAAGGTAGAGTTATTAAACCTGAGTCAACAATCATGAATAGAACCACCTTCATTGCCTGTTTAGAAAAAAGCCTAAACAAAAACCACCCTAATCACAACCCATATAGCAGTAACAAGAGTCTATAACATAAGGTATAGATAGCATATCAAAGGTAGTATGATGCAAGCAGCCGCAATGCTATGATTCaatctcattttaataaaaGGAATCTTATTTAAGAATGAGAAACTTTTTGTAAGGAATTTTGAACAAAATGAACTAGAATACTTTGCATACCAGAAAGAACTACAGAATTTGGCAATAAAGGAGCATACCATAGTGCCATCTCCTTCCTTCTTCTCAGATGCTTTGTACAGTGTTGGAGGTAGGGACACCAAATGAGACAATTCTTGCAAATCAACATCCTTCTGCACTAGTTGTTTTATTATTTCTAACCCAATGTCACATATTGCATGAGAATTCTGGACATTCATTGAATAAAACGTAAGATAAGTGTCTCTTACCACATGCAATTTTTAAATATGCAAAAACAacgaataaaaaaaacattctcAACCTTTGTCTTTGATATGTCAACCATATCTTGAGAATGCTTGACACTCTGGAAGATCGAAGTGATAGTGGATATGATTTCCTTCTCTTTATTAGTAGTTACTTCCGACTTGGTACCTTCATCTCTTTGCAGTAACATTGACAGTATTAAGTGCAACTGCCTGAAAATTCAGAACACGTTATAAGTTCAGTAATAATGAGTAGCCCAACACATTCTGTATTTAGAATCTGATAACAAGTAAATTTGTGGGTATTGGCCTGGAGACATTCCTCATTCATATTTCAAATCAACATCATTTATGCATGTATTTGTTGAGTATAAGTATAACAAATCATTAAATGAGAAATATGTAAAAATTACAGCCAATATGaaaagaataaagaaaaaagTGTGCAGACCCTGACACGTGTCTGGACTTGATATATCACCTATGAGTTAGCAGAGACACTAAAAGCCAAAGCCTTCAGCGTTCCGTGGGAACACAGAAAGAAAAGGGTTTGAAAAGTTAGTTTTCATTAATTTGGGTATCGTATAAAAAATAGAGAAGATAGAAGGTTAAGTGTGAGACTCGCGTAAAACTTCTCTTGGCTGGGATGCACAGAAAACATGGGTTTGAGACTTGAGAGGCTTTAACAGTGAAAAGACCAAAATCTCATGTATTTATCCATACCCTTTTGTAGAGTctaaggataaaaatgaaaacataatCCTCACAGACTTTTTTCCTTCTCCTTTTCTATTGAACCAAATAAGTAGAGAAAAAACATAAGTTTTCTTTCTCACCATTTTCAACCCTTCCAAACATTTATTAAATACCAAAAGGAAACTTAAGCTCCTCCGTCCCATCTTTTCCATGCCCTTTTTGAAGAGTATCTAAATATGGATTCATCATAAGGATGTCTAAAGTGGGTAATACAGTACCGGTATATATTATCATATGCTCCAACATCCTTGCACTCATCAACATCAGGACATGAATTATGAGCAAGTGCATGAACTAGGTAAGGAAGGATGTATTCAGGGTACGTAGTCAATGAATTAGCATCTGATTGCATAGATATTTGCCGTGCCTTCACTTGGTAGTGCATTTGAATAATGTCTGCCAGGTTCTGTTTGTCCTGCATTAACAGACAGGAGTCgacataaaaacaaaaaaagttaaGTGAAAGCAAGGAAAGCTTGCAATTGCAAAAAAAGACAGTGAACCAAGTCAATCAACAACTTACCTCTGCAAATTCCTCTGGCTTGGATCCAAACATGTTGAATAAGAATGCACAAGCATATTTGGCATCCAAAAGGCGGTCTTTAATATATTGGTGAACTTTGCTTAAGAAAATCTTCTTAGCTTGAGGAAAGCTGATCTGCAAAACTCAAAAGAAGACAATGAGAAGCAGTTAATTCcacaattaaattaaaattttaacaaaGTAAGTTCGGCCTTTGCATGCTTCTACCCTCATAATAATGCATAATGCAGAGAAAAACTATAAATGCTCAGGAAGAAATTGAGTAAACAGAAGATTAAGCCAACCATAGATGCCCTTAAAGTTAAGTGAAAAATATCAACAGGTATCTTCTGATCCCAAAGCCTTGACAGACGAAGAACTGCCTTTGCGGAAGCAAGCCTCAAATGGGCCTTATCAATTGAACTGCAAGAGAGCACAAATGAGTATATAGAATATGAACCCaccaatttaaaatttaaaagtaattaaaaaataactcTGAAGCTGATATACCTTGACTGTATTTCTTTTGATATTTCCCCATAAGATAGCATGTTCCTAAGTATATCTAGAAGACTGTCAATATCAGGACGAAGATGAGCATCTTTGACAGGTAGGTAGCTGTTTACTAAGGTTTTAATGCCATATATCTGCAGCAAAGAGGAAACAGAGGCACAAAGAGAAAGGCAGAGAATAAAATGTCAAgaagaaaccaacataaagcATTTTCCTATGTATCAAACTACACAATAAAAATTGTATCATATATATCTTGAAAAAAAGAGGAGACTATTTTAACCAACCTTCAACATACAAAGATCACTTTTATTATCCCAAAATGCTTTTGTGtgatcttgctccttctgaaacAGCAAAGAATACATTTTGATCCAAATCAGTTATTTCCAAGTTTATTTCATTTAGATGCAAATAAACAATTCAGAGGGACTTAAAAGGCTCACACTATCGCTTTTAAGAATCTTGTTTGTTATAAATTCTTCAATCTCACTCTCTCTAGTTTCGAAGACAGGCATTGCAGTCTGTGCTATACACCCGAGAGACTGCAGTACTGAAGGCAGATGTgttttctcttccagcagcatATGTACAAGTTTCTGCATGTAATGTGAGAAAGATCAGAATGGTAGTATAATATGATTTcgcttaaaatattaaaaaaataactattAAACCTTGTATAGAACAGAAAGAGATTTGAGTCCATCATCCTTCGTTATTGCAGCCAGTGCATGAACAGCATACTTTGCTTGTCTCCGACTGCCTTGTAAACATAATTTCTCCAAAATAAGGTCTACCGAACTGCATAAAAAAGAGATAGTAAGAAAGTTACACAAATACAATAAAATGGATTTAAAATGTTAGAAATCTAACAGTGGTACCTTGACGTGACGGCAAGTTGCTCACGAATAGTACCACCAGCCTTGGCTAAAACATTCAACACACCCTCTTTAATCATATCATTATCATCCTTCAGTAAATTTAAAAGCTCCTCCTCACTTCCACTAAGAAGCAATGGACAGAAACAAGAAATTATCTGCAGTTTATCACAGGGTAACTTGAAAGTTAGAAAAGATTATTCTCTAGAATTCTGTTTCATGTCCATGATGATCTAAATTATAACACTGTTCCATTGCAGAATTAAATAAACATTATAATGATCAAGACGGatacaaaaagaggtggaaaaaaAACATTCGAACTTGTATGACACTGGATTAAAACAAATCTTGGACCTTCTCCTATCAGCGCATTTAGGATAAATTGATTCTATGGTACATATCAAACCCTCTTTAACCAAATGGTCAAGACTTTGATCCTTGTCACGTCCAGTCCTCCACTCTCAATTACAATAAACTTCAACCAAGGTAGTGGTGGGCAATTGGACATATGCTTTGTTCATATTTTAAGCTTATAGAGCTTTCACCTGAGAGGCTATTGTCGAGATACCAATAAAAACATTCACAAGACATCTCCTAATAGCTTGtaaatttatgaaaaaattaCACTTCATTAACACAGTCACCCAAAGCCCACAAAATACCAATTGATCAGCATATGCAAAGACATTAAGTCCAGCTTTGCATTCATTACACGCAAAACCTGGAAACAATTTATGTTTGATGCCTGAATTCATGGACAAATGTTCAAGAATTAAGTGCAATTAATTCAAGACACCTAAAAATACATGCTCTTACCACCAAAATATTCATGCAAGATTGTGTACGCTGAGTATTCTGAGCAGATTTTTGAGCTACAGTTTCTACAAGAATTGCTTTTACATGCTCCTTGTTGAAAACCAAATAGGAGCACTTCAAGGAGAAGGTGTTCAGAAATTCATAGAGACGATGTTTCTCGCCAAGTATTTTAAGCAAATCATCCTGCAAcaagaaataaataaagaaatgagCAAAATCAGTTAGTAACAAAGTGCAAGCCACCCTTTCTTTCTTTCCCTACTAGAAAAATTGGGGTGAAAAAAACTGCATCAGAGTTTGTTATTTTCTTaggaataaaattgaaaaaataaaattaattgggactaaaaccaaacatTACAAATTTCTATGACTAAGTTGTTAAGTTGGTAATGGCATCAGCATATATCCTAAATTTGTTTTGTTACAAGGTCCCCATGATGGCCACCCGAAGATGTTTTTAAGAATCAGCTGGCCTATAATTGTGTTCCaagaaaaaatttattgaagacAATTTGACTCATAGCTACTACAGGAGAGATTGACGAAGTCCATCCATAGATATAAAGTTTGAAATCTACTCCCTTTAGATGTCCAGCCTTGCATGTGAAAGAAGTTTGTTAAGATCATACAAACTCACACTGGTAAGAGATATGGTCAAAGAATTCCACACATTGGTTAAGATCTCACAAACTCGCATTGGCTACAGTAAGTATGAAAAAAAGCATATCTACAAGTTACTGGTTATTTTACCCGGTAGGCACGAACTTGATGGAGGCTAGTATTTGGATCAACaagatttttcaaaatcttccaGATATTAGCATCCTTTAATTGATCAAGAATCTGGAAATTCTCTTCGGCCTTTACGTGGTCAGCAAATGATCGGGACATTACTCTGAAACAGAAAATAATCTTTTTTTGGACCTCAGGAACATCTTTATCCTGCATTTaaatcagaatcaattcctttttctcatcaaaattcctttAAGAAGTTCATCTTTCCAATTTCCGAAGTCACATACCTTGTGCATCTGCCTCAGAGACAAATACCTTTGCATTTCTTGCTGTAACCTATTACCAAAGGGATACCATCAAAAGCGAAAAAATGTATTGATtactaatgtttttttttattgattactAATGTTGAAACACCATTGTATAAGCAATCGGCCCATCACCCAAGAAACCAAGCTTACCTTTGTTTTTGCTCCAGTATCTTTTCAAGAGCCTTGACCTCCACTTTATCAAATCCAGAGAAGATCTCAACCCAAAGTCTAACAATATCACTAATTGAGAACTCTGCTGGAAACAGGGACCCAGATATAACAGCTTCAATAATATCAAATCTGCAGAATGAAATGAAGAAAGAGAATCATCGATAATTAGAAAGCCTCTATCTCATGAGAAACAGAACAGATTAACTCAATCAGAAAGGGAAAAACAAAGGTGTGAACTCGTACGAAAACAAGATTCCATCATTAAAACAATAGTGTTCAATTCAACTCCTCCCATTTGACAGTAGAAAATTTTGTGGAAACTTGAAAAAGTTATGCTATTGACAAAAGACACAAAGGTCATGATAATCATGATGCAAATAATGGCAAAAATGGTAAAGAATATAGCACAAGTGTTTCACCTGAAATCTTTGTCATATAAACATCTAAGGATCTTTCCAGGAATCCAGTCATATTCATTGGAATTGACTGTGCCACAGCTCTTCTCACAAAAAACTCTGTACACTTCAGCCAATCTCTCCATCGTATACTTTTTAACAAGTAGCTGTAAATGCAAAGTAGAAAAAGGAATTGAGATACCATAGTTAAAATAGACAAACAGTTAACTaagacaagaaaaaaaaatgtaaaggaATACAATATACATACAGATTTATCACGAAGCCGCTCAGCAACAAGTTTAACAGTTTCAAGTGGAATTGCACTTAGGGAATGACATGCTACATCACAGATAACAGCCACAACTTGCTTTCGAACATTTTCATCAAAATCCAGCAGCCGTTCACAAAGGGCAGCTAAGTTTGGAACAGATAAAATCAGCAGATAGAATAAAAAGATTATAAAAAATTAGACTGGCTGCATGTACGTGTGTTAAATGCACTCACATATTATTTGAGGAGCTTCAGCTCTTGAAGGATTTAACAGCAAACAGTTCTTTACATGCTCAAGAACAGACATGCGAACCTCAACTGCTCTATCAGACAACCTCTTTAAAAATTCTGAAAATATAGGCTGAAATGCTTCAGGAATGGAAGTTCCAGGAACAGATATTATATCGCCAACCAAGTTCATTGCTTTCAAACGGGTCTCCAACTGATCAGTCTACAAATTGCCAGATAACAAGTGAGTTTCAAACGGGCTCTTGCATGAGGGGGCATGTCAGAAGTCTAATATAAAACAATTCAAGTGTCTTTTACTACCCAACAGCTTatgcttttgggataattggttcatgacattTATAATGACAGTGATAGATGATAGTGATAATTGgttatgcttttggggtaatTCGTTCATGACATTTATAAACACAATGAAAGATGATAGTGATACTACttaaaaagaaataagaatCAATAAAGCCAAAATATCACCAATTACCAGCAGCTCTCCAGTCACATAAGGGAGAACTCCAGATAGAATCTGAGGAGCACAGCAATACAGATCATAGATAACTCCATGGTATTCAACTTCACTGTCCACTAGCTTTCTATCTCCAGACATCAATGATAGCAAAAATTGTTTAATGTTGGGTTCAAGTTTCCCCACACATTGCTGTATGACATTCATAGCCAGTGTCCTTGCAGCCTTAGTAACACCCTGGAATTAAAATTCCACATTATCACGTTTACTAAATAATACTAGATTAGCAAGAGCATTTATAGGAGAAGTACTTACTTTTTTTTCACGACCTAATGTAGATAGTAGAATAGATAAAAGTTCGTCGGGGACATCCTCACTCTCTTCTAAGAGAACCACCATTATAGTTTGCATGGATGACAGAACACTTTCTCGGTGATCATCTCTAAGCATGAAACAAAAATATACAGGCATCACACATTAAACCAAAGAACATTTgatctataaaaaaatattaaaagtaCAAGAAAATATCAGGTTTGCAAACTTGGAAGTGAATAGCAGAAAGTAACCTAACTATTAATAATAAGATTTTATGATAAACTAACCTGGCAACAGCAAAGAAAGTACTGAACATTTCAGTCACCAGATCATCACATTCAAGATCCAACATCACAACACATGATCTATATCTTGCAAGAGTCTCCAATATACCAACTCTACGGGAAAAGGATGGACCGTTGGTATCGCTTAGACCACTAAAAGTGCCCACAATCAACTCAAAGGTATCCTGCAAGGAGATTTAATAAAGATTAGGACAAATATGTTcccaagattttttttttttggtttatactaaaatgaaaataattacaCTTTTAGGTTGTAAATAAGAAGATGAACTATAATTAGATAATCTTAGTTTAAGAACGAAACCTTTAGAATTTCATCACCATAAGGAGCTTCAGGTGCAGTGATCCGAGTTATCTCACTAATACATGTTGCAACTAGAAGCTTGACTTCCCTATCTTGGTGCTTCAGCAATTCTGGCTTAACAATGGAATCAAAAAAGGGCTTCAACGGATCCAATATTGAAGTGGAAGGTGACTGATCCAACTCAGCAAGGCATGCTGTTGCTTGCTGCATGTGGAAAACCGAAAAACATTTTAAGAAGAGAGGGGGATTAACAGAACCCAGTAGCTTTACTAACAAATTGTTTTCATAAGACTACATCAATATGAGCAACCAATCCTTCATTCAAAAATCACAGTCCAATGCCCTCATTCCCGCATTCAAAATTCTTCCTTTCTACTTCAACTTTTTCCCCTCCATCAAATCACATACACGAAAGTAGCAATTTTTAGTATCTTAGGCACATTAAACTACAACATTAGATCATTACACCACCCAACTTAACAACTTCTCCTGAGCTAGTGAACATAGAAAAACTACCTCCACCGCCATTCTAAAATTAACTCAAAAGATTCTCCGCAAGCTTTCTCCACCTCACCATAAGTCTCACCTCACTACCTCAAACATAGTAAACCTAACTAAGTGTCAGTTTGTATTCCTTCAATGTGCTTAATTCTAGAAACTATAATATATAAAGCTTTGAGATAAACACGCGTATGTAGTACCGGGGAGTGGACACTGATACAAACAGAGTCCAAGTGTTCTTCTCAAAGGCAGAAAAGCATACTAACATAACTCACACTCTTAATCCTGAATCCTCGCTTTTAAACCAACCCCACAAagaatagcatgtttggatcagctacTCTTTTCTCATAaccaactctaaaacctaaaagATACTCACAGAAGCTCGCAAATCGATTTGACTCCATAATCAATTGTAGAacgatttccaaacatgcacgaaTTAAATTAGGCGAAAGCAAACCCCACCAAAATTGAAGACATTTAAATTTGAgctaaattatatatttaatttcttgaatacaaaaaaaaaaacgcttAAAAGGGTAAATTGCCGCTCAATTTCTGGCTACCTTCTCTTAGACCTTAACAACCTAGAAGCCAAACAGAATGTAACGGAAATAACTAACACAAAACGAAACAAGTTCAAATCTTTCAAGCTTaccaaaaaatcaaaatcaaaattttcaattgagaaaaaattgGGAAATTAAACAGCGATgaattgaaagaaaagaaaaaaccttTAAGAGCTTGATGAGAGCGTCTTTGGAGGAAGGAAGGTTGTCGAGCTTGGATCCCAGGTCCCTGAGCTGCTGCAGGTGAGGCTTGTGAGCCATGATTTTCCTCTGTATCGAAACGACAGTTGGTCTGTGTCGTTTCAGTGCTCGTTCAT
This window harbors:
- the LOC130710290 gene encoding sister chromatid cohesion protein PDS5 homolog A-like isoform X4, producing the protein MAHKPHLQQLRDLGSKLDNLPSSKDALIKLLKQATACLAELDQSPSTSILDPLKPFFDSIVKPELLKHQDREVKLLVATCISEITRITAPEAPYGDEILKDTFELIVGTFSGLSDTNGPSFSRRVGILETLARYRSCVVMLDLECDDLVTEMFSTFFAVARDDHRESVLSSMQTIMVVLLEESEDVPDELLSILLSTLGREKKGVTKAARTLAMNVIQQCVGKLEPNIKQFLLSLMSGDRKLVDSEVEYHGVIYDLYCCAPQILSGVLPYVTGELLTDQLETRLKAMNLVGDIISVPGTSIPEAFQPIFSEFLKRLSDRAVEVRMSVLEHVKNCLLLNPSRAEAPQIISALCERLLDFDENVRKQVVAVICDVACHSLSAIPLETVKLVAERLRDKSLLVKKYTMERLAEVYRVFCEKSCGTVNSNEYDWIPGKILRCLYDKDFRFDIIEAVISGSLFPAEFSISDIVRLWVEIFSGFDKVEVKALEKILEQKQRLQQEMQRYLSLRQMHKDKDVPEVQKKIIFCFRVMSRSFADHVKAEENFQILDQLKDANIWKILKNLVDPNTSLHQVRAYRDDLLKILGEKHRLYEFLNTFSLKCSYLVFNKEHVKAILVETVAQKSAQNTQRTQSCMNILVIISCFCPLLLSGSEEELLNLLKDDNDMIKEGVLNVLAKAGGTIREQLAVTSSSVDLILEKLCLQGSRRQAKYAVHALAAITKDDGLKSLSVLYKKLVHMLLEEKTHLPSVLQSLGCIAQTAMPVFETRESEIEEFITNKILKSDSKEQDHTKAFWDNKSDLCMLKIYGIKTLVNSYLPVKDAHLRPDIDSLLDILRNMLSYGEISKEIQSSSIDKAHLRLASAKAVLRLSRLWDQKIPVDIFHLTLRASMISFPQAKKIFLSKVHQYIKDRLLDAKYACAFLFNMFGSKPEEFAEDKQNLADIIQMHYQVKARQISMQSDANSLTTYPEYILPYLVHALAHNSCPDVDECKDVGAYDNIYRQLHLILSMLLQRDEGTKSEVTTNKEKEIISTITSIFQSVKHSQDMVDISKTKNSHAICDIGLEIIKQLVQKDVDLQELSHLVSLPPTLYKASEKKEGDGTMISDVKSWLADETVFAHFESLEPEMVPSQLAEDDASKDGEDENEIPLGMMLKHIKSLGISGKKVKKNKSLPAETKMAENDYDILNVVRKINLDSLGASANFEVSNGHDHALSKKGLKDPEHATGVKRKTEETAPIPVPKHRRSSSSNGKLRLSTSTLKASRRTSGEYSHGARSLLDAEVSPDTDNKNMQRIMVEDLLLSSLKQKVKGSETESHNAESNDHDEHDMKSPDNLRQRDKTASNNSKSSITKKSKRKNIAGLTKCTTRESEIDTEDLIGCRIKVWWRKDKKFYLGTIKSYDPLKGKHVMLYDDGDVEILRLEKERWELIDKGRKSSKTKISSLEKVNGNQSSSKLVNGGNNHVSRSNLHQEDAGETSGISNPEETIKFRADESNSEEELAGGSDEITTKGKISSKKVRPISRIKRLKRSKSFHFMEESDEEKQDYAETISEDRESIPQYSSAEREVHESSGASRENVNREGEADSEGRQDNSDVEGSPAEMEKSLVEPSSNPNDIRIDIKIADISDDVPLSKWKHRMGKKKSSGKTR